A single genomic interval of Patescibacteria group bacterium harbors:
- a CDS encoding NADP-dependent malic enzyme — protein sequence MDYSKPSIALHKKFRGKIEIKAKIKLKTKDDLSLAYTPGVAAVSSAIGRDKKLSWQLTNRANQVAIVTDGTAILGLGDLGPEAAMPVMEGKSAIFKEFADIDAVPLCINTTDTEEIINFCKQIEPSFGGINLEDISAPRCFEILERLEKELSIPVFHDDQDGTAIVVLAALINACKVMGKAMKNLRIVINGAGAAGIAAARLLLAVGVSDLILLDSQGIICAGRENLNPIKCKFALKTNKKKINGGLADALLGADVFIGLSKPNLVTAAMVKSMNPEPIIFAMANPTPEIMPDLAIKAGAGIVGTGRSDFPNQINNALVFPGIFRGLLDNRVKQVTTKIKIKAALALAGVIKPSKNQILPLITDKKVVKAIAKAVR from the coding sequence ATGGATTATTCTAAACCATCAATCGCTCTGCATAAAAAATTCAGAGGGAAAATTGAAATCAAAGCGAAAATCAAGCTAAAAACCAAAGATGATTTGTCGCTGGCTTATACGCCGGGCGTGGCCGCGGTGTCTTCGGCTATCGGCCGGGATAAAAAATTATCCTGGCAATTAACCAACCGCGCCAATCAGGTCGCGATCGTTACTGACGGCACGGCGATTTTAGGCTTGGGCGATTTAGGGCCGGAAGCGGCCATGCCGGTTATGGAAGGCAAGTCGGCGATTTTTAAAGAGTTTGCCGATATTGACGCGGTGCCGCTATGCATCAATACGACCGACACGGAAGAAATTATTAATTTTTGCAAGCAGATTGAGCCGAGCTTCGGCGGCATAAATCTAGAAGATATTTCGGCTCCGCGCTGTTTTGAAATTTTGGAGCGGCTGGAAAAAGAATTGTCCATTCCGGTTTTTCATGACGATCAGGACGGCACGGCCATCGTGGTTTTAGCCGCTTTGATTAATGCCTGTAAAGTCATGGGCAAAGCCATGAAAAATTTGCGGATCGTCATAAACGGCGCCGGCGCGGCCGGCATCGCGGCGGCGCGCTTGCTTTTAGCGGTTGGCGTTAGCGATTTGATTTTACTGGACAGCCAAGGCATAATTTGCGCCGGCAGAGAAAATTTAAATCCGATTAAATGCAAGTTCGCTTTAAAGACTAATAAGAAGAAAATTAACGGCGGTTTGGCCGACGCTTTGCTCGGCGCCGATGTTTTTATAGGCCTGTCCAAGCCGAATTTAGTGACCGCGGCCATGGTTAAATCAATGAACCCGGAGCCGATTATTTTCGCCATGGCTAATCCTACGCCGGAAATTATGCCCGACTTGGCTATAAAAGCTGGAGCCGGCATAGTTGGCACCGGCCGATCGGATTTTCCCAATCAGATTAACAACGCTTTGGTTTTTCCCGGAATTTTCCGCGGCCTGCTAGACAACCGGGTAAAACAGGTAACGACTAAAATAAAAATTAAAGCGGCTCTGGCTTTGGCCGGCGTCATTAAGCCGAGTAAAAATCAGATTTTGCCTTTGATTACGGATAAGAAAGTGGTCAAAGCCATAGCTAAAGCGGTGAGATAA
- a CDS encoding epoxyqueuosine reductase QueH → MEKPKLLLHICCVGCGVYVSRQLKQDYDVILFFYNPNIWPEEEYKKRLAEAEKIAEQFNLELIKGEYEHDKWLKAARGHESDPEKGQRCLICYKFRLGAAAAMAKKINCAYLATTLTTSPHKDASAINKIGEQAAGEYGLKFLAGDFKKQDGFKKSAALAKELNLYRQNYCGCEFSRKE, encoded by the coding sequence ATGGAAAAGCCCAAACTTCTGCTTCATATCTGCTGCGTCGGCTGCGGCGTTTATGTCAGCCGGCAGCTTAAGCAGGATTATGATGTAATACTGTTTTTTTATAATCCCAATATTTGGCCGGAAGAAGAATATAAAAAGAGATTGGCCGAAGCGGAAAAAATAGCCGAACAATTTAATTTGGAGTTGATTAAAGGCGAGTATGAACATGATAAATGGCTTAAGGCGGCGCGCGGGCATGAAAGCGATCCGGAAAAAGGCCAGCGCTGCTTAATCTGCTATAAGTTCAGATTAGGCGCGGCCGCGGCCATGGCTAAAAAAATAAACTGCGCTTATCTGGCAACCACTCTGACCACCAGCCCGCATAAAGACGCTTCGGCTATAAATAAAATCGGCGAGCAGGCGGCCGGGGAATACGGCTTGAAATTTTTAGCCGGCGATTTTAAAAAGCAAGACGGCTTTAAAAAATCAGCCGCGCTCGCCAAAGAACTAAATTTATACCGCCAGAATTATTGCGGCTGTGAATTCAGCCGTAAGGAATAA
- a CDS encoding S1C family serine protease, translating into MNYIKEFFKKHKFVFLAVIILILGIGGGLFGDIIAKSYLFDASSGFSFGNFDFSQGQFRDQGIVISNAKNVIVQEDVKIEETINSVGASLAGIYKKQKLIKSSNVFSPNNFYKISDAAGQGFIITSDGWIVTTLALDKIYADYVVITKDKKIYQIDKAVSDSATGFNFIHVAARDFPVRKFAAKQDIKRGNSTVSVNWLELSWVSSVLGFKEKSGLVESSDNFSTKLILNNGVPEEFKGSVVFNLAGDALGIVDAKGEIEPMAHLAAVVNSLFKNKAIIRPSLGINYINLALFVAIDEQNNYWQKGVIIYKDQKGIAVKKGSPAALAGLREQDIIISVDNVNLDKSNGLADIIQSRAAGDKINLVIMRDGVQKEVEVVLAEQK; encoded by the coding sequence ATGAATTATATAAAAGAATTTTTTAAAAAACATAAATTTGTTTTTCTGGCGGTAATTATTTTAATTTTAGGAATTGGCGGCGGCTTATTCGGCGATATAATCGCTAAGTCTTATTTGTTCGACGCCTCGTCTGGTTTTTCTTTCGGTAATTTTGATTTTTCCCAGGGGCAATTCAGGGATCAGGGCATAGTAATCAGCAATGCTAAAAATGTTATCGTGCAAGAGGACGTAAAAATAGAAGAAACCATTAATTCGGTTGGCGCCAGCCTGGCCGGCATTTATAAAAAGCAGAAACTTATTAAGTCAAGCAATGTTTTTTCTCCGAATAATTTTTATAAAATAAGCGACGCGGCCGGGCAGGGCTTTATCATAACTTCGGACGGCTGGATAGTAACTACCTTAGCGCTGGATAAAATCTACGCCGATTATGTGGTTATTACCAAAGATAAAAAAATATACCAGATTGACAAAGCCGTTAGCGACAGTGCTACCGGATTTAATTTTATTCATGTCGCGGCCAGAGATTTCCCGGTGAGGAAATTCGCGGCCAAGCAGGATATTAAGAGAGGCAATTCAACTGTTAGCGTAAATTGGCTGGAATTAAGCTGGGTTTCTTCAGTTCTCGGATTTAAAGAAAAAAGCGGGCTCGTAGAGTCAAGCGATAATTTTTCCACCAAGTTAATTTTAAATAATGGCGTGCCGGAGGAGTTTAAAGGTTCGGTTGTTTTTAATTTGGCCGGCGACGCTTTAGGAATAGTTGACGCCAAAGGAGAAATTGAGCCTATGGCGCATTTGGCGGCCGTGGTTAATAGTTTGTTTAAAAATAAAGCTATAATCAGGCCGAGTCTGGGAATTAATTATATTAATTTAGCGCTATTTGTCGCTATAGATGAGCAAAATAATTATTGGCAGAAGGGCGTAATTATCTATAAAGATCAAAAAGGCATCGCGGTTAAAAAAGGCAGTCCGGCGGCTTTGGCCGGTTTGCGCGAGCAGGATATTATAATTTCGGTTGATAATGTTAATCTTGATAAAAGCAACGGTTTGGCGGATATTATTCAGAGCCGCGCGGCCGGAGATAAAATCAATTTAGTGATTATGCGCGATGGCGTTCAAAAAGAAGTTGAAGTTGTTTTAGCGGAGCAGAAATAG
- a CDS encoding phosphoglycerate kinase, translated as MKIKSIRNVKNLAGKAVLLRADLNVPMKNRLIKSEYKIVATLPTIRYLLRHNSKIIIATHMDKDNSAKPAAKRLAELLNKKILFLNDCAGRKAKEAAGKMENRDIIFLENLRFNPGEEENDKKFARELAGLADIYVNDSFGVDHRDHASLSAIKKYLPSYAGLLLEKEILNLHKILEPKEPLIAIIGGAKIQTKISLIKKLAKKSYRVLIGGALANNFIAAHGFKIGKSLADKASIKIAAELAKKYKNILLPVDVIVAKKINSKNAEVKPVNQVAKDDIILDIGPRTVKLFVNFIRQANTIIWNGPLGYFENEHFKHGTLSIARFVAARSTGSAFGAVGGGETIEALKLTKMDHYIDWISTGGGAMLAYLSGEKMPGLKGIVK; from the coding sequence ATGAAGATAAAATCCATTAGAAATGTTAAAAATTTGGCGGGCAAGGCTGTTTTATTGCGCGCTGACTTGAACGTGCCGATGAAAAATCGCCTGATTAAGAGCGAATATAAAATTGTAGCGACGCTACCTACCATCCGCTATTTATTAAGGCATAACTCAAAAATAATCATCGCTACCCACATGGATAAGGATAATTCGGCTAAACCGGCGGCTAAAAGATTAGCCGAGCTTCTAAATAAGAAGATACTATTCCTTAATGACTGCGCCGGCAGAAAAGCCAAAGAAGCCGCGGGGAAAATGGAAAATAGGGACATAATTTTTTTGGAAAATTTGCGCTTTAATCCGGGCGAGGAAGAAAATGATAAAAAATTCGCCAGGGAGCTGGCCGGCTTGGCTGATATTTACGTCAACGATTCTTTCGGCGTTGACCACCGCGACCACGCCTCGCTTAGCGCCATTAAAAAATATCTGCCTAGTTACGCCGGCCTGCTTTTAGAAAAAGAAATTTTAAATTTGCATAAAATTTTAGAGCCTAAAGAGCCTTTGATTGCCATAATCGGCGGCGCTAAAATCCAGACTAAAATTTCCTTGATAAAAAAATTAGCTAAAAAATCCTACCGGGTTTTAATCGGCGGCGCTTTGGCTAATAATTTTATCGCCGCCCATGGTTTTAAAATCGGCAAGTCGCTCGCCGATAAAGCCAGCATAAAAATAGCGGCCGAGCTGGCTAAAAAATATAAAAATATCCTTTTGCCGGTTGACGTTATCGTGGCTAAAAAAATTAACAGTAAAAACGCGGAAGTTAAGCCGGTCAACCAGGTAGCTAAAGACGATATTATTTTAGATATCGGGCCGCGGACGGTTAAATTATTCGTAAATTTTATCAGGCAGGCCAACACCATAATTTGGAACGGCCCGCTGGGCTATTTTGAAAATGAGCATTTTAAGCACGGCACTTTGTCCATCGCCCGCTTCGTGGCCGCCCGCTCCACCGGTTCGGCTTTCGGCGCGGTCGGCGGCGGCGAAACCATTGAAGCGCTGAAGCTTACTAAAATGGATCATTATATTGACTGGATTTCCACCGGCGGGGGAGCCATGCTGGCTTATTTAAGCGGCGAGAAGATGCCCGGGCTCAAAGGGATTGTGAAATAA